The following are encoded together in the Mycolicibacterium arabiense genome:
- a CDS encoding protein adenylyltransferase SelO encodes MSTPASTFVLDDLFARDLPEMSVPWQAANAPAARLVVLNESLAGDLGLDPEWLRSPDGVGFLIGTSVPDGARPVAQAYAGHQFGGLVPRLGDGRALLLGEIVTDDGRRRDVHLKGSGATPFSRGGDGLAAVGPMLREYVISEAMHGLGIPTTRSLAVTATGQQVFRETPLPGAVLTRVASSHLRVGSFVYAALTRDVGLLRRLADHAIARHHPEAANAERPYLALFESVAAVQAELIARWMLVGFVHGVMNTDNMTISGETIDYGPCAFMDAFDPVTVFSSIDHAGRYAYGNQPAIAAWNLARFAETLLSLIDDDQDRAIELATEALGGFGPRYEAAWTTGMRAKLGLPTDVDEAAAGPLVTDLLELLAGSHVDYTSFFRSLGAAARGDAEPARGVFIDLAGFDAWLGRWRALSPDADAMDRVNPIYVPRNHLVEEALTAATNGDVEPFTRLVDVVTSPYEEREGLQRYAEPAPEDFGNYRTFCGT; translated from the coding sequence ATGAGTACGCCCGCATCGACGTTCGTCCTGGACGACCTGTTCGCGCGCGACCTGCCCGAGATGTCGGTCCCGTGGCAGGCGGCCAATGCGCCCGCTGCGCGACTCGTGGTCCTCAACGAATCGCTGGCCGGAGACCTCGGTCTCGACCCCGAGTGGCTGCGTAGTCCCGACGGCGTCGGGTTCCTCATCGGTACGTCCGTTCCCGACGGCGCGCGCCCGGTTGCGCAGGCCTACGCCGGGCATCAGTTCGGCGGTCTGGTGCCGCGCCTCGGTGATGGCCGCGCACTCCTGCTCGGCGAGATCGTCACCGACGACGGCCGCCGTCGCGACGTCCACCTGAAGGGCTCGGGGGCAACGCCGTTCTCCCGCGGCGGGGACGGACTCGCCGCCGTCGGACCGATGCTGCGCGAGTACGTGATCAGCGAGGCCATGCACGGGCTCGGCATCCCCACCACCCGCTCATTGGCGGTCACGGCGACCGGTCAGCAGGTGTTCCGCGAGACGCCGTTGCCGGGTGCGGTGCTGACCAGGGTCGCGAGCAGCCACCTGCGGGTCGGCAGTTTCGTCTACGCCGCGCTCACCCGCGACGTCGGGTTGCTTCGCAGGCTGGCCGACCACGCCATCGCCCGCCACCACCCCGAGGCCGCGAACGCCGAGCGGCCATACCTCGCGCTGTTCGAGTCGGTGGCCGCCGTGCAGGCCGAACTGATCGCGCGCTGGATGCTGGTCGGGTTCGTGCACGGCGTGATGAACACCGACAACATGACGATCTCCGGCGAGACCATCGACTACGGCCCGTGCGCGTTCATGGATGCGTTCGATCCGGTGACGGTGTTCAGCTCCATCGACCACGCCGGGCGCTACGCCTACGGCAACCAACCCGCCATCGCCGCATGGAATCTCGCGCGGTTCGCCGAGACGCTGCTCTCGCTGATCGACGACGATCAGGACAGGGCCATCGAGTTGGCCACCGAGGCGCTCGGCGGATTCGGCCCCCGCTACGAGGCGGCCTGGACCACGGGCATGCGGGCGAAGCTGGGCCTGCCGACCGACGTCGACGAGGCCGCGGCCGGCCCGCTGGTGACCGATCTGCTCGAGCTGCTCGCAGGCAGTCACGTCGACTACACGTCGTTCTTCCGGTCCCTCGGTGCGGCAGCGCGCGGTGACGCCGAGCCGGCGCGCGGGGTGTTCATCGACCTGGCCGGCTTCGACGCGTGGCTGGGCCGCTGGCGGGCACTGTCACCCGACGCCGACGCCATGGACCGGGTCAACCCGATCTACGTCCCGCGCAACCACCTGGTCGAGGAAGCGCTGACCGCCGCTACGAACGGTGACGTGGAACCGTTCACGCGGCTGGTCGACGTCGTCACCTCCCCGTACGAGGAGCGCGAGGGCCTGCAGCGCTACGCCGAGCCAGCGCCGGAGGACTTCGGCAACTACCGGACGTTCTGCGGCACCTGA
- a CDS encoding SRPBCC family protein, producing the protein MAQPEELESSLTVKRTTTASRDRVWDVIADGWTYSQWVVGNSRMRAVDPEWPQPGSTIRHSVGVWPVLLDDSTVSVECIPGEKLVMIANGRPFGKARITLTLADVEGGGCRIEMAEVPVTPPLNWLPKRAALAAAFPRNRECTLRLAVLAERKLPKDLPDDE; encoded by the coding sequence ATGGCGCAACCCGAGGAACTGGAGAGCAGCCTCACGGTCAAGCGCACCACGACCGCTAGCCGCGACCGGGTATGGGACGTGATCGCCGACGGCTGGACCTACTCGCAATGGGTGGTCGGCAACAGTCGCATGCGGGCGGTAGATCCCGAGTGGCCCCAGCCGGGCAGCACCATCCGGCACTCCGTCGGCGTGTGGCCCGTCCTGCTCGACGACAGCACGGTCAGCGTGGAATGCATCCCCGGTGAGAAGCTGGTGATGATCGCCAACGGCAGGCCGTTCGGCAAGGCCCGCATCACCTTGACGCTCGCCGACGTCGAGGGCGGCGGGTGCCGCATCGAGATGGCCGAGGTCCCGGTCACGCCACCCCTGAACTGGCTCCCCAAGCGCGCGGCGCTGGCCGCGGCGTTCCCACGCAACCGCGAATGCACCTTGCGGCTAGCGGTTCTCGCCGAACGCAAGCTCCCGAAGGACCTGCCCGATGACGAGTGA
- a CDS encoding phytoene desaturase family protein gives MSETVDAVVIGAGHNGLVAATLLAEAGWDVTVLEAQEEPGGAIKSKEVVPGYVTDLYSAFYPLSVASPALRDLNLEDHGLTWSHSPAVVGHARDAADEDAPVIYRDIDATAALLDRNQPGDGQRWCALFEQYQRIKDPLLAALFAPFPPVRGATGLLRKLGTADALRLVHQLLMPAGVMAQHLFDGDAARLLLLGNAMHADVPIDAPGSGVMGYLLIMMAQDGGFPVPVGGAGELTAAMVRRAEAAGARVECGRPVEAIEVSGGRAVAVRTADGRTVRCRKAVVADTSAPQLYQKLLPAETLPRAFADGLDRFVWDTPVLKINYALREPIPWRSKSLAGAGTVHLGADHDGLIRWMADLNTRTLPQLPFMLFGQMTTADPTRSPAGTESAWAYTHLPRGLADDASADELGARVDDVLEQHAPGFGDTIVGKLVQRPSDLEASDANLHTGAVNGGTSQLFQQLIFRPAPGLGRAETHVENVFLGSAGATPGGGVHGVCGRNAARAALASDGAFGWPRRRLTRAAQRLLTGG, from the coding sequence GTGAGCGAAACCGTCGACGCCGTCGTCATCGGCGCGGGACACAACGGGCTGGTGGCCGCGACCCTGCTCGCCGAAGCGGGCTGGGACGTCACCGTGCTCGAAGCGCAGGAGGAACCCGGCGGCGCGATCAAGAGCAAGGAGGTCGTGCCCGGCTACGTCACCGACCTCTACAGCGCGTTCTACCCGCTGTCGGTCGCCTCGCCCGCACTGCGGGACCTCAACCTCGAAGACCACGGACTGACGTGGTCGCACTCACCGGCCGTCGTGGGGCACGCCCGCGACGCCGCCGACGAGGACGCGCCCGTCATCTACCGCGACATCGACGCCACCGCAGCACTTCTCGACCGCAATCAGCCCGGCGACGGCCAACGCTGGTGCGCCCTCTTCGAGCAGTATCAACGCATCAAGGACCCGCTCCTGGCGGCCCTGTTCGCGCCGTTTCCCCCGGTGCGCGGCGCCACCGGTCTGCTGCGCAAGCTCGGCACCGCCGACGCGCTGCGGCTGGTGCACCAACTGCTGATGCCTGCGGGCGTGATGGCGCAGCACCTGTTCGACGGCGACGCGGCTCGACTGTTGTTGCTGGGCAACGCCATGCACGCCGACGTACCGATCGACGCCCCCGGTAGCGGCGTGATGGGCTACCTGCTGATCATGATGGCGCAGGACGGCGGCTTCCCCGTTCCGGTGGGCGGTGCGGGAGAACTCACCGCGGCGATGGTGCGACGCGCCGAGGCGGCAGGCGCGCGCGTCGAATGTGGCCGGCCGGTCGAGGCGATCGAGGTCAGTGGCGGCCGCGCAGTCGCCGTTCGGACCGCCGACGGCCGCACGGTGCGCTGCCGCAAGGCCGTCGTCGCCGACACCTCCGCGCCGCAGCTCTACCAGAAGCTCCTGCCCGCCGAGACACTGCCGCGGGCGTTCGCCGACGGTCTCGACCGCTTCGTCTGGGACACCCCGGTGCTGAAGATCAACTACGCACTGCGCGAACCGATTCCGTGGCGTTCGAAGAGCCTCGCCGGGGCCGGTACCGTGCACCTCGGCGCCGACCACGACGGGCTGATCCGCTGGATGGCGGACCTGAACACACGGACCCTGCCCCAGCTGCCGTTCATGCTGTTCGGTCAGATGACGACGGCCGACCCGACGCGGTCACCCGCGGGCACCGAGAGTGCCTGGGCCTACACGCATCTGCCGCGCGGGCTGGCGGACGACGCATCCGCCGACGAACTCGGCGCCCGGGTGGACGACGTGCTCGAGCAGCATGCCCCAGGGTTCGGCGACACCATCGTCGGCAAGCTGGTGCAGCGGCCCTCGGACCTGGAGGCCAGCGACGCGAACCTGCACACCGGCGCCGTCAACGGCGGAACGTCACAGTTGTTCCAACAGTTGATCTTCCGGCCCGCTCCTGGGCTCGGCCGGGCCGAGACGCACGTGGAGAACGTGTTCCTCGGCAGCGCGGGCGCCACCCCCGGCGGCGGCGTGCACGGCGTGTGCGGGCGCAACGCCGCCCGGGCCGCGCTGGCGTCCGACGGTGCGTTCGGCTGGCCGAGGCGCCGACTCACCCGCGCCGCGCAGCGCCTGCTGACCGGCGGCTGA
- the katG gene encoding catalase/peroxidase HPI, translating into MSSDTSDARPPHSDANTASHSESENPVIDSPKPTSHAPRTNQDWWPEQVDVSVLHKQPAKGNPLGEDFDYAEEFKKLDVDALKADVLQVITTSQDWWPADYGSYAGLFIRMSWHAAGTYRIFDGRGGGGQGAQRFAPLNSWPDNANLDKARRLLWPVKQKYGNKISWADLIVFAGNVALESADFETFGFAFGREDIFQPEEILFGQEDTWLGTDSRYGGTNDGDRQLAEPFGATTMGLIYVNPEGPEGKPDPLAAAHDIRETFGRMAMNDEETAALIVGGHTLGKTHGAGDGDLVGPEPEGAPIEQQGLGWKCAFASGKAGDTITSGLEVVWTDKPTKWSNRYLEILYGNEWELTKSPAGAWQFEAKDAEAIIPDPFDPTKKRKPTMLVTDVSMRVDPIYGKITRRWLDHPEEMNEAFAKAWYKLLHRDMGPISRYLGPWVAEPQLWQDPVPAVDHPLVDESDIASLKSKVLDSGLSVQQLVKTAWASASSFRGTDKRGGANGARIRLEPQRSWEANEPAELAKVLPTLGQIQQDFNASASGGKKISLADLIVLAGSAAVEKAAKDAGYEINVHFAPGRTDASQEQTDVESFKVLETRADGFRNYVRPGEKTPLEKQLVEKAYFLDLTAPEMTALVGGLRALNANHGGSKHGVFTQTPGVLTNDFFVNLLDMSTEWKPSVNSENVYEGRDRATGELKWTATANDLVFGSNSVLRALVEVYAQDDCKGKFVEDFVAAWVKVMNNDRFDLEKF; encoded by the coding sequence GTGTCGTCAGATACCTCCGATGCCCGCCCACCCCACTCCGACGCCAACACTGCGAGCCACAGTGAGTCCGAGAACCCGGTAATCGACTCCCCGAAGCCGACGTCGCACGCCCCGCGGACGAACCAGGACTGGTGGCCCGAGCAGGTCGACGTCTCGGTGTTGCACAAGCAGCCCGCGAAGGGCAACCCGCTGGGCGAGGACTTCGACTACGCCGAGGAGTTCAAGAAGCTCGACGTCGACGCGCTGAAGGCAGACGTCCTCCAGGTCATCACGACCTCGCAGGACTGGTGGCCCGCCGACTACGGCAGCTACGCAGGCCTGTTCATCCGCATGAGCTGGCACGCCGCGGGCACCTACCGCATCTTCGACGGCCGTGGTGGCGGCGGTCAGGGCGCGCAGCGCTTCGCCCCGCTCAACAGCTGGCCCGACAACGCCAACCTGGACAAGGCGCGCCGCCTGCTGTGGCCCGTCAAGCAGAAGTACGGCAACAAGATCTCGTGGGCCGACCTGATCGTGTTCGCGGGCAACGTCGCGCTCGAGTCCGCGGACTTCGAGACCTTCGGCTTCGCGTTCGGCCGCGAGGACATCTTCCAGCCCGAGGAGATCCTCTTCGGGCAGGAGGACACCTGGCTGGGCACAGACTCTCGCTACGGCGGCACCAACGACGGCGATCGGCAGCTCGCCGAGCCGTTCGGCGCCACCACCATGGGTTTGATCTACGTCAATCCCGAAGGCCCCGAGGGCAAGCCGGATCCGCTGGCCGCCGCCCACGACATCCGCGAGACCTTCGGCCGCATGGCCATGAACGACGAGGAGACCGCCGCGCTGATCGTCGGCGGGCACACGCTGGGCAAGACCCACGGCGCCGGTGACGGCGACCTGGTCGGCCCGGAGCCCGAGGGCGCCCCGATCGAGCAGCAGGGTCTGGGCTGGAAGTGCGCGTTCGCCTCCGGCAAGGCCGGCGACACGATCACCAGTGGCCTCGAGGTCGTGTGGACCGACAAGCCGACCAAGTGGAGCAACCGCTACCTGGAGATCCTGTACGGCAACGAGTGGGAGCTGACCAAGAGCCCCGCCGGCGCTTGGCAGTTCGAGGCGAAGGACGCCGAGGCGATCATCCCGGATCCGTTCGACCCGACCAAGAAGCGCAAGCCCACGATGCTGGTCACCGACGTCTCGATGCGCGTCGATCCGATCTACGGCAAGATCACCCGCCGCTGGCTCGACCATCCGGAGGAGATGAACGAGGCCTTCGCGAAGGCTTGGTACAAGCTGCTCCACCGCGACATGGGCCCGATCAGCCGTTACCTCGGCCCGTGGGTTGCCGAGCCGCAGCTGTGGCAGGACCCGGTGCCCGCGGTCGACCACCCGCTGGTCGACGAGTCGGACATCGCCTCGCTGAAGAGCAAGGTGCTCGATTCCGGCCTGTCGGTTCAGCAGTTGGTCAAGACGGCGTGGGCGTCGGCCTCGAGCTTCCGCGGCACCGACAAGCGCGGTGGTGCCAACGGCGCACGCATCCGGCTCGAGCCGCAGCGCAGCTGGGAGGCCAACGAGCCCGCCGAGCTGGCCAAGGTGCTGCCCACCCTGGGACAGATCCAGCAGGACTTCAACGCGTCGGCCTCCGGCGGCAAGAAGATCTCGCTGGCCGACCTGATCGTGCTGGCCGGTTCCGCGGCGGTCGAGAAGGCCGCCAAGGACGCGGGTTACGAGATCAACGTGCACTTCGCGCCGGGTCGCACCGACGCGTCGCAGGAGCAGACCGACGTCGAGTCGTTCAAGGTCCTCGAGACGCGCGCCGACGGGTTCCGCAACTACGTCCGCCCGGGCGAGAAGACCCCGTTGGAGAAGCAGCTCGTCGAGAAGGCGTACTTCCTGGACCTCACGGCTCCGGAGATGACCGCCCTCGTCGGTGGCCTGCGTGCGCTGAACGCGAATCACGGTGGCTCCAAGCACGGTGTCTTCACCCAGACGCCGGGCGTGCTGACGAACGACTTCTTCGTCAACCTGCTCGACATGAGCACGGAGTGGAAGCCGTCGGTGAACTCGGAGAACGTCTACGAGGGCCGCGACCGCGCCACTGGCGAGCTGAAGTGGACCGCCACGGCCAACGACCTGGTGTTCGGCTCGAACTCGGTGCTGCGCGCACTGGTCGAGGTCTACGCGCAGGACGACTGCAAGGGCAAGTTCGTCGAGGACTTCGTCGCTGCATGGGTCAAGGTCATGAACAACGACAGGTTCGACCTCGAGAAGTTCTGA
- a CDS encoding Fur family transcriptional regulator — protein sequence MSDDPDYRLLLRGAKLRITQPRLSVMSAVSDNPHAETETIIRAARELTPDVSHQTVYDALNALTAAGLIRRIQPNGSLARYETRVGDNHHHVVCRSCGVIADVDCAVGDAPCLTASDDQGFVIDEAEVIYWGLCPDCIEVRST from the coding sequence ATGAGCGACGATCCGGACTACCGGCTGCTGCTGCGGGGCGCCAAGCTCCGCATCACCCAGCCACGCCTCTCCGTGATGAGCGCAGTCAGCGACAACCCGCACGCCGAGACCGAGACCATCATTCGTGCCGCGCGGGAGTTGACGCCCGACGTGTCGCACCAGACCGTCTACGACGCGCTCAACGCCCTCACCGCTGCAGGACTCATCCGCCGCATCCAGCCCAACGGGTCCCTGGCCCGCTACGAGACCCGCGTCGGCGACAACCACCATCACGTGGTCTGCCGCTCGTGTGGCGTCATCGCCGACGTGGATTGCGCCGTCGGCGACGCGCCCTGCCTCACCGCTTCGGATGATCAAGGCTTCGTCATCGACGAGGCCGAGGTCATCTACTGGGGCCTGTGCCCCGATTGCATTGAAGTGCGCAGTACCTAG
- a CDS encoding VOC family protein, with amino-acid sequence MTDPADTASDAESSAPVGRLGATSIDCPDPARLADFYGALLGMRRLVEAPDGSVIAIGDGAQTLAMMRVDDYVAPTWPEPGQLQQMHLDVSVTDLDDAVTRAVALGAREAGHQRDPGRWRVLIDPAGHPFCLTTVGAN; translated from the coding sequence GTGACCGACCCCGCTGACACTGCCTCCGACGCCGAATCCTCCGCGCCGGTCGGCCGCCTGGGCGCGACCTCGATCGACTGCCCAGATCCGGCCCGACTCGCCGACTTCTACGGCGCGCTCCTGGGCATGCGCCGCCTGGTGGAGGCACCCGACGGCAGCGTCATCGCGATCGGCGACGGCGCGCAGACGCTGGCGATGATGCGCGTCGACGACTACGTCGCGCCGACCTGGCCGGAGCCCGGACAACTGCAGCAGATGCATCTCGACGTCTCGGTGACCGACCTCGACGACGCAGTGACGCGGGCAGTCGCACTCGGTGCCCGTGAGGCCGGACACCAGCGCGACCCCGGGCGGTGGCGAGTGCTGATCGACCCCGCGGGCCACCCGTTCTGCCTCACCACGGTCGGCGCGAACTGA
- the hrpA gene encoding ATP-dependent RNA helicase HrpA: protein MSEPSRDELKALRGRLDHLTIHDAARFGRRLRSMRNVTPEQVQRITQQIASAEALVATRESAVPQVTYPDLPVSDRRDDIAAAITANQVIVVAGETGSGKTTQLPKICLELGRGVRGTIGHTQPRRLAARTVAQRVADELGTPLGDVVGYTVRFTDQASNRTLVKLMTDGILLAEMQRDRRLLAYDTLILDEAHERSLNIDFLLGYLRELLPRRPDLKVIVTSATIEPERFAKHFADRHGVPAPIVEVSGRTYPVEIRYRPLEVEVTDGVDADDPDDPDREIVRTEVRDPTEAIVDAVRELEAEPPGDVLVFLSGEREIRDTTEALRDAMRGDRFQTEVLPLYARLPTADQQKVFAPHTNRRVVLATNVAETSLTVPGVRYVVDPGTARISRYSRRTKVQRLPIEPISQASASQRAGRSGRTAPGVCIRLYSEADFESRPRYTDPEILRTNLAAVILQMAALGLGDVEAFPFLDPPEARSIRDGVTLLQELGAFDRNGAITDVGRRLARLPLDPRIGRMILQADTENCVREVLILAAALSIPDPRERPVDKEEAARQKHARFADEHSDFVSFLNLWRYVSEQRRERSGSSFRRMCREEFLHYLRIREWQDLTGQLRSIAKDLGIHEQDEPADPASVHAALTAGLLSHVGLREGDSREYQGARNTRFVLAPGSVLTRRPPRWIVVADLVETSRLFGRVAARVEPELVERVAGDLVQRTHSEPHWDANRGAVMAFERVTLFGLPLVARRRIGYAQIDPVLSRELFIRHALVERDWQTRHHFFRDNGQLLEELAEIEERARRRDLLAGDDEIYALYDARIPPDVVSARHFDAWWKKQRHRTPDLLTFTRADLLRGDDALDQPDRWEAGDLSLPITYKFEPGAEDDGITVHVPVEVLARLGGDEFAWHVPALREELIAALLKSLPKELRRNFVPVPDTARALLSTLDPGDQPLLDALQQELRRRTGVLVPIDAFDVEKVPAHLRVTFAVEGSDGSEVARGKDLDGLKERLDAPMQRAVADVVAGGLARKGLRGWPDDLDEVPRVIDSTGGRNTVRGYPAFVDVGKAVDLTVFASEVEQRARMAPGVRRLVRLDVASPVKAVERALDLRTRLVVADNPDGSLSALIDDCADAVTDTLITTPVWTKAEFAALRTKVSKTLALSTIDVIGRVAKVLGAAHDVRLALPERPVPAQAASIADVRAQLARLLPAGFVTATGIAHLADLTRYLTAIGRRLERLPHGVNADVERMARVHAVQHAYDQLVAALSPARAAASDVSDIARQIEEFRVSLWAQQLGTPRPVSEQRIYRAIDAVLG from the coding sequence GTGTCCGAACCGTCCCGCGATGAGCTGAAAGCACTGCGCGGGCGGCTCGACCACCTGACGATCCACGACGCCGCCCGGTTCGGGCGCCGGCTGCGCTCCATGCGCAACGTCACGCCGGAACAGGTGCAGCGGATCACCCAGCAGATCGCGTCCGCCGAAGCGCTCGTCGCCACCCGCGAGTCCGCCGTCCCCCAGGTCACGTACCCGGACCTGCCGGTCAGCGACCGTCGCGACGACATCGCCGCCGCGATCACCGCGAACCAGGTGATCGTCGTCGCCGGCGAGACCGGCTCCGGCAAGACCACGCAGCTGCCGAAGATCTGCCTCGAGCTGGGCCGTGGCGTGCGCGGCACGATCGGTCACACCCAGCCCAGACGCCTCGCCGCCAGGACCGTGGCCCAGCGCGTCGCCGACGAGCTGGGCACCCCGCTCGGCGACGTCGTCGGATACACCGTGCGGTTCACCGACCAGGCCAGCAACCGCACCCTGGTCAAGCTGATGACCGACGGCATCCTGTTGGCCGAGATGCAGCGCGACCGCAGGCTGCTCGCGTACGACACGCTGATCCTCGACGAGGCCCACGAACGTAGCCTCAACATCGACTTCCTGCTGGGGTACCTGCGCGAACTGCTTCCCCGCCGACCCGATCTCAAGGTGATCGTGACGTCGGCGACCATCGAGCCGGAACGCTTCGCCAAGCACTTCGCCGACCGCCACGGCGTCCCCGCGCCCATCGTCGAGGTCTCCGGGCGCACCTATCCCGTCGAGATCCGCTATCGGCCCTTGGAAGTCGAGGTCACCGACGGCGTCGACGCCGACGATCCGGATGACCCCGACCGCGAGATCGTCCGCACCGAGGTGCGCGACCCGACCGAGGCGATCGTCGACGCCGTGCGGGAACTCGAGGCCGAGCCGCCCGGCGACGTGCTGGTGTTCCTCTCCGGCGAACGCGAGATCCGCGACACCACCGAGGCGTTGCGCGACGCGATGCGCGGCGACCGGTTCCAGACCGAGGTGCTGCCGCTCTACGCCCGGTTGCCGACGGCCGATCAGCAGAAGGTGTTCGCGCCGCACACCAACAGAAGAGTCGTGTTGGCCACCAACGTCGCCGAGACGTCGCTGACGGTGCCCGGCGTGCGCTACGTCGTCGATCCCGGTACGGCGCGCATCTCGCGCTACAGCCGCAGGACGAAGGTGCAGCGGCTGCCGATCGAACCGATCTCGCAGGCGTCCGCGTCGCAGCGCGCGGGCCGCTCCGGACGCACGGCCCCGGGCGTGTGCATCCGCTTGTATTCGGAAGCGGACTTCGAATCCCGGCCCCGCTACACCGATCCCGAGATCCTGCGCACCAACCTGGCCGCGGTGATCCTGCAGATGGCCGCGCTCGGGTTGGGCGACGTCGAGGCGTTCCCGTTCCTCGACCCGCCGGAGGCGCGCAGCATCCGCGACGGCGTCACGCTGCTGCAGGAACTCGGCGCCTTCGACCGCAACGGCGCGATCACCGACGTGGGACGACGGCTGGCCAGGCTACCGCTGGACCCGCGCATCGGACGCATGATCCTGCAGGCCGACACCGAGAACTGCGTGCGCGAGGTGTTGATCCTCGCGGCGGCGCTGTCGATTCCCGATCCGCGGGAGCGGCCCGTCGACAAGGAGGAGGCGGCCCGCCAGAAGCATGCCCGGTTCGCCGACGAGCACTCCGACTTCGTGTCGTTCCTCAACCTGTGGCGGTACGTGTCCGAGCAGCGCAGGGAACGCTCCGGCAGCTCGTTCCGGCGGATGTGCCGTGAGGAGTTCCTGCACTACCTGCGCATCCGAGAATGGCAGGACCTCACCGGTCAATTGCGCAGCATCGCCAAGGATCTCGGCATCCACGAACAGGACGAGCCCGCCGACCCGGCCAGCGTGCACGCCGCTCTGACCGCCGGGCTGCTGTCCCACGTGGGGCTGCGCGAGGGCGACTCCCGCGAGTACCAGGGCGCCCGCAACACCAGGTTCGTGCTCGCGCCGGGCTCGGTGCTGACGCGCCGTCCGCCGCGCTGGATCGTGGTCGCGGATCTGGTGGAGACCAGCCGCCTGTTCGGCAGGGTCGCCGCCCGGGTGGAACCCGAGCTGGTGGAGCGCGTCGCGGGAGACCTGGTGCAGCGCACCCACAGCGAGCCGCACTGGGATGCGAACCGCGGGGCGGTGATGGCCTTCGAGCGCGTCACGCTCTTCGGCTTGCCGCTGGTGGCGAGGCGCCGGATCGGCTACGCGCAGATCGATCCCGTGCTGTCGCGCGAGCTGTTCATCCGGCATGCACTGGTGGAACGTGACTGGCAGACCCGTCACCACTTCTTCCGCGACAACGGCCAGCTGCTCGAGGAACTCGCCGAGATCGAAGAGCGGGCCAGGCGCCGCGACCTGCTGGCCGGCGATGACGAGATCTACGCCCTCTACGATGCCCGAATCCCGCCGGACGTGGTGTCGGCGAGGCACTTCGACGCCTGGTGGAAGAAGCAGCGGCACCGGACGCCGGACCTGCTGACGTTCACCCGCGCCGACCTGTTGCGCGGCGACGATGCGCTCGACCAGCCCGACCGGTGGGAGGCGGGCGACCTGTCGCTGCCGATCACCTACAAGTTCGAACCCGGCGCCGAGGACGACGGCATCACGGTGCACGTTCCCGTCGAGGTGCTCGCCCGCCTCGGCGGCGACGAGTTCGCCTGGCACGTGCCGGCATTGCGTGAGGAGCTGATCGCCGCGCTGCTCAAGTCTCTGCCGAAGGAACTGCGGCGCAACTTCGTTCCGGTCCCCGACACGGCCAGGGCTCTGCTGTCGACGCTCGATCCTGGCGACCAGCCGCTGCTCGACGCGCTGCAGCAGGAGTTGCGCAGGCGCACCGGTGTTCTGGTGCCGATCGACGCCTTCGACGTGGAGAAGGTACCTGCCCACCTGCGCGTGACGTTCGCGGTCGAGGGATCCGACGGCTCGGAGGTGGCTCGCGGCAAGGATCTCGACGGGCTCAAGGAACGGCTCGACGCACCGATGCAGCGCGCGGTGGCCGACGTCGTCGCAGGCGGTCTGGCGCGAAAGGGGTTGCGCGGCTGGCCCGACGACCTCGACGAGGTGCCGCGGGTGATCGACAGCACCGGCGGGCGCAACACCGTGCGGGGCTACCCCGCGTTCGTCGACGTGGGCAAGGCCGTGGACCTGACGGTTTTCGCCTCCGAGGTCGAGCAGCGGGCGAGGATGGCACCGGGCGTGCGGCGGCTGGTGCGCCTCGACGTCGCGTCACCGGTGAAGGCGGTGGAGCGGGCACTCGACCTGCGCACGCGACTGGTCGTCGCCGACAATCCCGACGGCTCACTCTCCGCGCTCATCGACGACTGCGCCGACGCCGTCACCGACACCCTGATCACCACACCCGTATGGACGAAGGCAGAATTCGCCGCGTTGCGGACCAAGGTCTCGAAGACACTGGCGCTCAGCACCATCGACGTCATCGGCCGGGTGGCGAAGGTGCTCGGTGCGGCGCACGACGTCCGCCTCGCCCTGCCCGAACGGCCGGTGCCCGCGCAGGCCGCGTCGATCGCCGACGTCCGCGCGCAGCTGGCGCGGCTGCTCCCGGCCGGGTTCGTGACGGCGACGGGGATCGCGCATCTGGCCGACCTCACCCGGTACCTCACCGCGATCGGGCGACGGCTGGAACGCCTGCCGCACGGCGTCAATGCCGACGTCGAGCGGATGGCCCGCGTGCACGCCGTGCAACACGCCTACGACCAACTCGTCGCGGCGCTGTCACCGGCCCGCGCGGCGGCATCCGACGTGAGCGACATCGCCCGCCAGATCGAGGAATTCCGGGTGAGCCTGTGGGCGCAGCAGCTCGGAACCCCGCGCCCGGTCAGCGAGCAGCGCATCTACCGCGCGATCGACGCGGTGCTGGGCTGA